A single genomic interval of Penicillium psychrofluorescens genome assembly, chromosome: 2 harbors:
- a CDS encoding uncharacterized protein (ID:PFLUO_003733-T1.cds;~source:funannotate) encodes MSLKQEIETWVQALDAYDNQDFEEALRCFDAIADTSKILFNCGVIYATLGEHDKAVECYQRAVGLDQYLAIAYFQQGVSNFLLGDFEEALVNFNDTLLYLRGNTSIDYEQLGLKFRLYSCEVLFNRGLCYIYLQQMGPGLQDLQYAAKEKVTTDHDVIHDAIRENADGYTVFSIPVGVLYRPNAAKVKNLKTKDYLGKARLIAASDRNQGADSQWRPLVLDRTALEDREGVSFAATNLVHKNLSSRTRQQSEPPMNRNVFPPTPPPDDRTASQSSASGSGSASLHNGASSLRGGRPPRLDLDRTGASLDRRSEGRAQVSVEKPRIGTTRTASEPRGPPSRNNMRGFAQDPGVWTREPQGGGHRRNLSDTTYSPAGSYGDTDPYNSPPQRYTNNSNWGRGHRHQPPQYIDEEEEYSRDIYDGDALNDGAFDIVGATPGDSPVSHRRTQSPARATRRAPSRQRPDVKRFRTKVHAPDDTRYIMAASDVTFAEFETRIREKFGFRCPLKMKVQDDGDMITMVDQEDLDLLLSSAREVARRERTEMGKLEIWVEERSMI; translated from the exons ATGTCGCTCAAACAG GAAATTGAAACTTGGGTGCAGGCTCTGGATGCCTATGACAACCAAGACTTCGAGGAAGCTCTCCGCTGCTTTGATGCAATTGCGGATACATCCAAGATCCTTTTCAATTGCGGGGTCATATATGCAACTCTCGGCGAGCATGACAAGGCA GTGGAATGCTATCAACGCGCAGTTGGGCTCGACCAATATTTGGCAATCGCTTACTTTCAGCAAGGTGTTTCCAACTTCCTGCTTGGCGATTTCGAGGAAGCATTGGTCAACTTCAACGATACCCTGCTGTATCTGCGAGGGAATACCTCGATCGACTATGAACAGCTAGGCCTCAAGTTCCGCCTTTACTCGTGTGAGGTTTTGTTCAATCGTGGGCTATGCTACATCTACCTACAACAAATGGGTCCCGGCTTGCAGGATCTTCAGTATGCCGCAAAGGAGAAAGTCACGACCGACCATGATGTGATTCACGATGCGATACGTGAGAATGCTGAT GGCTACACGGTGTTCTCAATCCCGGTCGGGGTTCTCTACCGGCCAAACGCAGCCAAAGTCAAGAATCTCAAAACGAAAGATTATTTAGGCAAAGCCAGACTCATTGCTGCATCTGACCGCAATCAAGGTGCAGATTCCCAGTGGAGACCACTGGTGCTTGACCGCACCGCCCTTGAAGACCGGGAGGGAGTATCGTTTGCGGCTACGAACCTCGTTCACAAGAATCTCAGCAGCCGCACTCGACAGCAGTCTGAGCCGCCAATGAATCGTAATGTATTTCCACCTACACCGCCACCCGATGACCGGACAGCAAGCCAAAGCTCAGCCTCTGGGAGTGGAAGCGCATCTTTACACAATGGGGCATCTTCTCTACGGGGTGGCCGGCCACCACGTCTCGATCTAGATCGGACAGGTGCCAGTCTAGACCGTCGCTCTGAAGGCCGAGCGCAAGTGTCGGTGGAGAAACCCCGGATAGGAACTACGCGAACAGCATCAGAACCACGCGGACCGCCGTCGCGAAATAACATGCGGGGCTTCGCCCAAGATCCTGGAGTTTGGACTCGCGAACCtcaaggaggaggacatcgGAGGAACCTCAGTGACACTACCTATTCCCCCGCTGGGAGCTACGGAGATACAGATCCGTACAATTCTCCACCACAGCGGTACACCAATAACTCCAACTGGGGCCGGGGACACCGACACCAACCACCCCAATACatcgacgaggaagaggagtatAGTCGCGACATCTATGACGGAGACGCTCTCAACGATGGAGCCTTCGATATTGTCGGTGCCACCCCAGGCGACTCACCGGTATCGCACCGGAGAACACAATCTCCTGCGCGAGCCACGCGGCGTGCTCCCTCGCGACAGCGACCCGATGTCAAACGCTTCAGAACGAAAGTCCACGCGCCAGACGACACAAGGTACATTATGGCTGCGTCAGATGTCACGTTCGCCGAATTCGAAACACGCATCCGCGAGAAATTCGGATTCCGGTGTCCGCTCAAGATGAAAGTGCAGGATGATGGTGACATGATTACCATGGTTGACCAGGAGGATttggatctgctgctgaGCTCGGCCCGGGAGGTCGCTCGACGGGAGAGGACGGAAATGGGAAAATTGgag ATATGGGTAGAGGAACGGTCTATGATTTGA
- a CDS encoding uncharacterized protein (ID:PFLUO_003735-T1.cds;~source:funannotate) — MAFISDASSLTFSHDNETLRLDTWGPNAIRIRSTREPSFPADNWALDETVPASAKSSIAHDKTGTLSNGKITATLSARGKLLLTNQKGEVILEEFSRSRVDPTDPKASALRIEPREFKPRLGSESWHVTARFESLDPNEKIYGMGQYQQPYLNLKGADLELAQRNSQASIPFAISSLGYGFLWNNPSVGRAVFGKNMTTFEATSTRVLDYWVVAGDTPEEILRAYTDVTGKVPEMPEYGLGFWQCKLRYQTQEEILNVARKHKTELGLPMDVIVVDFFHWPKEGEWKFDPTFWPDPEAMITELKSLGIELMVSIWPTVDRLSENYEEMLTKGLLIRQDRGLTLAMEGHTSCSHFDATNPAARSYVWSKAKANYFDKGIMIFWLDEAEPEYTMYDFDNYRYYKGPNQMIGNSYPRFYSQGFYEGMREAGQDKVVNLVRCAWAGSQKYGALLWSGDIASSWETFRDQLAAGLNAGLAGISWWTTDIGGFHGGDPNNPEFRELFVRWFQWGAFCPVFRLHGDREPRQPQFGNSGGSWCASGADNEVWSYGEEVFAICKAYILLREKLRDYVRDIMNESHTKGDPIIRPLFYNFPRDKKAWEAEDQYMFGSKYLVAPVLKHGQRERRLYLPEGASWKQFTAAGEVIGEEKKGGQTVEVSCPIGYMPVFERV, encoded by the exons ATGGCTTTCATCTCTGATGCCTCGTCTCTCACTTTCAGTCATGACAACGAGACCTTACGCTTAGATACATGGGGACCAAATGCAATCCGCATCCGTTCCACGCGTGAGCCGTCATTCCCCGCAGATAATTGGGCTCTTGATGAAACCGTACCCGCGTCTGCGAAGAGCTCTATCGCGCACGACAAGACTGGAACCTTGAGCAACGGCAAAATTACCGCCACGTTATCGGCTCGTGGTAAGCTTCTCCTTACCAACCAGAAAGGAGAAGTAATCCTGGAGGAATTTTCACGCAGCCGCGTCGACCCAACGGATCCCAAGGCCAGCGCCCTACGCATAGAGCCCAGGGAGTTCAAACCCCGGTTAGGATCCGAATCATGGCACGTCACTGCCCGGTTTGAGTCTCTTGATCCAAATGAAAAGATTTATGGCATGGGCCAGTACCAGCAGCCTTATCTGAATCTCAAGGGCGCCGACCTAGAGCTCGCCCAGCGCAACTCGCAGGCCAGCATCCCATTCGCCATTTCCTCCCTTGGGTACGGATTCCTGTGGAACAACCCTTCCGTTGGTCGTGCGGTTTTTGGCAAGAATATGACGACCTTTGAGGCTACATCCACCCGCGTCTTGGACTACTGGGTTGTTGCTGGAGATACCCCCGAGGAAATTCTGAGAGCGTACACAGACGTCACGGGCAAAGTTCCCGAAATGCCCGAGTATGGCCTTGGATTTTGGCAGTGTAAATTGCGCTATCAGACTCAGGAGGAGATTTTGAATGTCGCTCGGAAGCATAAAACTGAACTTGGCCTCCCGATGGATGTTATTGTTGTGGACTTCTTCCACTGGCCTAAAGAAGGTGAATGGAAGTTTGATCCAACGTTTTGGCCTGACCCTG AGGCCATGATTACCGAGCTCAAGTCTCTCGGGATTGAGCTCATGGTCTCAATTTGGCCTACTGTCGATCGGCTTTCAGAAAACTATGAGGAAATGCTCACGAAAGGACTGCTGATCCGCCAAGACCGCGGCTTGACCCTTGCTATGGAAGGCCATACTAGTTGCAGCCATTTTGATGCCACGAACCCCGCTGCGCGCTCTTACGTCTGGTCCAAGGCCAAAGCCAACTATTTTGACAAGGGTATTATGATCTTCTGGCTTGACGAAGCGGAACCTGAATATACAATGTACGATTTCGATAACTATCGCTACTACAAGGGTCCGAATCAGATGATTGGAAACTCATACCCAAGGTTCTACAGCCAAGGCTTTTACGAGGGAATGAGAGAGGCGGGGCAGGACAAGGTCGTGAATCTTGTCCGATGTGCCTGGGCAGGTAGCCAGAAGTACGGTGCACTGCTCTGGTCTGGAGATATTGCTAGTAGCTGGGAAACCTTTCGCGACCAGCTTGCCGCTGGCTTGAACGCAGGTCTAGCGGGAATCTCTTGGTGGACCACCGATATTGGCGGATTCCACGGAGGTGACCCCAACAATCCTGAATTCAGAGAACTTTTTGTTAGGTGGTTCCAATGGGGTGCCTTTTGCCCCGTTTTTCGCCTTCACGGGGACCGAGAGCCACGCCAGCCACAGTTCGGTAACTCTGGAGGAAGCTGGTGTGCTTCGGGCGCGGACAACGAAGTCTGGTCCTATGGCGAGGAGGTTTTTGCTATTTGCAAGGCCTACATTTTACTCCGTGAGAAGCTCAGAGACTACGTTCGCGACATCATGAATGAGTCTCACACCAAAGGTGACCCCATTATTCGACCATTGTTTTACAACTTCCCCAGAGATAAAAAGGCgtgggaggcggaggatcAATACATGTTCGGCAGCAAATATCTCGTTGCTCCTGTTCTCAAGCACGGTCAACGGGAGCGCCGTCTATATCTGCCTGAGGGCGCCTCGTGGAAGCAGTTTACAGCTGCAGGTGAGGTGATaggggaggaaaagaagggtGGGCAGACGGTTGAAGTTTCTTGCCCTATTGGGTACATGCCTGTTTTTGAGCGTGTATGA
- a CDS encoding uncharacterized protein (ID:PFLUO_003732-T1.cds;~source:funannotate) encodes MTDLTPALHTLLSAKHAAPVSATEPRLPSTETADEFLKEAYRINSHIQSLLQYLQSIRHAYLSTTAPRHNTSSNNTNPKSRNSNAHHNQPPSKTQTHLTDPERDAVDSSTALLLRDLAASISNLASAESLRVETEATVLRKKYGHGVAHSLLWRWAGGSGALGESGGDDAESSQGKSEEQVRAEECARAIRTVREGVLWFLRRGLEGAVSVQRSMVEKRIERAREKEKSVLYKVAGASAGAASGMNDGSFPTGGGGGSVPGKTSENPPAYGGSSKSPTLPTPDAAVLSEADTARIEAQLSPEQLQLFAEENDSMLRHYEDTLGKVQNAEKSLLEISSLQETLVSHLSTQEEFITQLVTDAELTSSNVGKGNRELKRATERRSTAQAVFWGTVGLCTGLVVWDLIF; translated from the exons ATGACCGACCTCACTCCCGCGCTCCACACGCTGCTCTCGGCCAAGCATGCAGCCCCAGTATCCGCAACCGAACCCCGTTTACCAAGCACAGAGACGGCAGACGAGTTCCTGAAGGAGGCATACCGAATC AACTCACATATCCAATCCCTACTACAATACCTCCAGTCCATCCGACACGCCTAcctctccaccacagccCCGCGACACAACACCAGCTCCAACAATACGAATCCCAAATCCCGAAACAGCAACGCACATCACAACCAGCCCCCCTCCAAAACACAAACCCATCTCACCGACCCCGAGCGTGATGCCGTCGACTCCTCAACTGCGCTCCTACTCCGCGACCTAGCAGCCTCAATCTCCAACCTCGCCTCGGCGGAGTCCCTCCGCGTGGAAACAGAAGCGACAGTGCTACGCAAGAAATACGGACACGGCGTTGCGCATTCGCTGCTCTGGCGGTGGGCTGGCGGGTCCGGGGCTCTGGGTGAGAGTGGTGGCGACGATGCAGAGTCGAGTCAGGGGAAATCTGAAGAGCAGGTTCGTGCCGAGGAATGTGCGCGGGCCATTCGGACTGTTCGGGAGGGGGTGCTTTGGTTTCTGAGACGGGGGTTGGAGGGCGCGGTGAGTGTCCAGCGGAGTATGGTTGAGAAGCGCATTGAGAGggcgcgcgagaaggagaagagcgtTTTGTATAAAGTTGCTGGTGCTAGTGCTGGGGCTGCGTCTGGGATGAACGATGGTTCGTTTCCtactggtggtggtggtggtagtgtGCCGGGCAAAACATCGGAGAATCCGCCTGCATACGGCGGTTCCTCGAAATCACCGACGTTGCCAACTCCCGACGCGGCGGTTCTCAGCGAGGCGGACACGGCGCGGATCGAAGCACAGCTCTCGCCGGAGCAATTGCAGCTTTTTGCGGAGGAGAATGACTCCATGCTCCGGCATTACGAGGATACCCTTGGGAAAGTCCA AAACGCCGAAAAATCGCTCCTGGAGATCTCCTCCCTCCAAGAAACGCTAGTCTCCCACCTCTCCACGCAAGAAGAGTTCATCACGCAATTGGTCACCGACGCGGAGCTGACATCGTCGAATGTCGGCAAGGGCAATCGCGAGCTGAAGCGTGCGACGGAGAGGCGGAGTACGGCACAGGCGGTGTTTTGGGGGACCGTTGGGTTGTGTACAGGGCTTGTTGTCTGGGATTTGATTTTTTAA
- a CDS encoding uncharacterized protein (ID:PFLUO_003736-T1.cds;~source:funannotate): MGKKTPGKIEPVSAEHLEDTPPEKWLSVTDAHNAFTAERSAGLWESMKQHKRAVLWSLVISTSIIMEGYDTALMPSFFGYPSFIRRYGDYFPSIKEYQLTGAWQAGLVNSSNAGVIIGGFINGWACDRYGYKRTILVSMVAIAAFLFVTFFSPNAQVLAVGQILCGLPWGVFATIGPAYASEVCPLALRGYLTVYINVCWATGQLIASGVLRGLVNNTTQWSYRIPWAIQWVWPPFLFLAYVFAPESPWWHLRKGHFREAEKSLRRLSDKSDDEIRSTLAQMTHTIELEKEIQSGSSYWDCFKGIDLRRTEICCCAFATQMLAGAQFAYGPSYFFEQAGMTPENAYMVGIGGTALEFVGTVFSWALLTFFGRRTIFLTGISLLTVILFAIGIISAITNNTPAMWAQASLCLIWQLVYSLTIGPLAYAIISETSAVRLRAQTVVLARNTYNLMAIWCAVLEPYMMNPTAWDMKGKTAFVWGSTAAVMTVWVFFRLPECKGRTYEELDLLFAKKVSARKFKTAVVEPYAEERDVVQL, from the exons ATGGGCAAGAAGACTCCCGGAAAAATCGAGCCCGTGTCCGCTGAGCATCTCGAGGACACGCCCCCGGAGAAATGGCTTTCTGTCACAGATGCTCATAATGCCTTCACTGCGGAGCGATCGGCTGGTCTTTGGGAGTCGATGAAGCAGCATAAACGTGCCGTTCTCTGGTCACTCGTTATCTCGACAAGTATCATCATGGAGGGTTATGATACCGCCCTTATGCCGTCTTTCTTTGGATATCCTTCCTTTATCCGTAGATACGGAGATTATTTCCCCAGCATCAAGGAATATCAACTCACCGGCGCCTGGCAAGCCGGACTCGTCAACTCTTCCAACGCTGGAGTTATCATCGGCGGGTTCATCAATGGCTGGGCCTGCGACAGATATGGATATAAGCGGACCATTTTGGTGTCTATGGTGGCCATTGCGGCATTCCTCTTCGTCACGTTCTTCTCGCCTAACGCTCAAGTACTCGCAGTTGGCCAGATTTTGTGTGGATTGCCCTGGGGCGTTTTCGCAACCATTGGACCGGCGTATGCTTCTGAGGTCTGCCCTCTGGCTTTGCGCGGTTATTTGACTGTCTACATCAACGTGTGCTGGGCCACTGGCCAGCTTATTGCCAGTGGTGTCTTGAGGGGACTCGTCAATAATACAACGCAGTGGTCCTATCGTATCCCCTGGGCAATTCAGTGGGTCTGGCCGCCGTTTCTGTTTTTGGCCTACGTCTTTGCTCCAGAGTCCCCCTGGTGGCACCTCAGGAAAGGTCATTTCAGAGAGGCTGAGAAGAGTCTCCGCCGACTTTCTGACAAATCAGACGACGAAATAAGGAGCACACTGGCACAAATGACACACACTATTGAGTTAGAGAAGGAAATCCAGTCTGGCAGCAGCTACTGGGATTGCTTCAAGGGCATCGACTTGCGACGAACGGAAATCTGCTGTTGTGCATTTGCTACGCAAATGCTTGCCGGCGCGCAGTTTGCTTATGGGCCCTCATACTTCTTCGAGCAGGCCGGCATGACACCCGAAAATGCTTACATGGTCGGCATTGGAGGCACTGCACTAGAGTTTGTTGGCACCGTGTTCTCTTGGGCCCTCTTGACATTCTTTGGGCGCCGCACAATCTTTCTGACGGGTATATCCTTGCTCACTGTGATTCTCTTCGCTATCGGAATTATTTCTGCCATAACGAACAACACACCAGCCATGTGGGCACAGGCAAGTCTGTGTCTAATATGGCAGTTAGTTTATTCTTTGACAATTGGGCCCCTGGCCTacgccatcatctccgaaACATCCGCGGTTAGGCTTCGAGCTCAAACTGTTGTCTTGGCACGGAACACATACAATTTAATGGCCATCTGGTGCGCTGTGCTGGAACCGTACATGATGAACCCTACGGCATGGGATATGAAGGGCAAGACGGCCTTTGTCTGGGGTAGCACCGCCGCGGTCATGACTGTTTGGGTGTTTTTCAGACTTCCCGAATGCAAG GGACGTACATATGAGGAACTGGACCTCTTATTCGCGAAGAAAGTTAGCGCCCGGAAATTCAAAACGGCAGTGGTTGAGCCATACGCAGAGGAAAGAGACGTGGTTCAACTTTAA
- a CDS encoding uncharacterized protein (ID:PFLUO_003734-T1.cds;~source:funannotate): protein MAELCTYPDNEMASDTQIHQFALLMKQMEDLYDVSRVEWDASSVDNRVDLAKSIIDMGCIAPLYYVAVKCRDHRLRLQAVQSLELVFHREGIWDARSTATVARKVMELEESDYFTAAGLFDDLTIFACQEPPTLPEHYRIRNVGFVSSGNPAERILLFGRRPQGKGVRSCIAEYHMSSQSWVDV from the coding sequence ATGGCCGAACTATGCACGTATCCCGACAACGAAATGGCCTCTGACACTCAAATCCACCAGTTTGCTCTCCTGATGAAGCAAATGGAAGACCTCTACGATGTTAGCCGGGTTGAGTGGGATGCAAGCTCGGTGGATAATCGCGTTGACCTTGCCAAGTCCATTATAGATATGGGCTGCATTGCGCCCCTCTATTATGTGGCCGTGAAATGTCGAGACCATCGCCTCCGACTACAGGCAGTCCAATCGCTTGAATTGGTCTTCCACCGAGAAGGGATTTGGGATGCGAGATCCACTGCGACTGTTGCGCGCAAGGTTATGGAACTAGAAGAGAGCGATTATTTTACTGCTGCCGGGCTATTTGATGACCTTACTATCTTTGCCTGTCAAGAACCACCGACACTACCCGAACATTACAGAATACGTAATGTTGGATTTGTGTCATCTGGAAACCCTGCGGAGAGGATCCTTTTGTTTGGTCGGAGGCCTCAAGGCAAGGGCGTCCGAAGCTGCATAGCAGAATATCACATGAGCTCGCAGAGCTGGGTCGATGTGTGA
- a CDS encoding uncharacterized protein (ID:PFLUO_003731-T1.cds;~source:funannotate) yields MGSTTPVFTAQAVAAAPEDPLFGLMKAYREDPAENKVDLGIGAYRDDNAKPWILPVVKKADNAIHNDPTLNHEYLSIGGLPEFTAAAQKLIVGSDSPAIREKRICSLQTISGTGAVHLGGLFLSKFHPNKPSLYLSSPTWANHHQIFTNVGLTLGNYPYFSKETKGLDFDGMLQAIQGAPAGSVILLHACAHNPTGVDPTQEQWKQIATVMRQKNHFPFFDCAYQGFASGDLARDAWAIQYFVEQRFELCVAQSFAKNFGLYGERTGAFHFVSAPGADASNASAHIASQLAILQRSEISNPPAYGARIASRVLNDPALFKEWEADLRTMSGRIQEMRKGLRLRLEKRGTPGSWAHITDQIGMFSFTGLSEGQVKVLRDKWHVYMTKNGRISMAGLNSHNLDYFAEAVDSVVRETS; encoded by the exons ATGGGTTCCACTACCCCTGTCTTTACCGCGCAAGCCGTGGCCGCCGCGCCTGAGGATCCCCTGTTCGGTCTCATGAAGGCCTATCGCGAGGATCCCGCCGAGAACAAGGTTGATCTGGGCATTGGTGCCTACCGGGACGATAATGCGAAGCCGTGGATTTTGCCGGTTGTGAAGAAG GCCGACAACGCCATCCACAACGACCCTACCCTCAACCACGAATACCTCTCCATCGGCGGCCTGCCCGAGTTcaccgccgcggcgcagAAACTCATCGTCGGGTCTGATTCTCCTGCCATCCGAGAGAAACGG ATCTGCTCCCTGCAAACCATCTCGGGAACCGGCGCCGTCCACCTcggcggcctcttcctctcgaAATTCCACCCCAACAAACCATCCCTCTACCTCTCCTCGCCAACATGGGCaaaccaccaccagatcTTCACGAATGTCGGCCTCACCCTGGGTAACTACCCGTACTTCTCGAAGGAGACCAAAGGGCTCGACTTCGATGGCATGCTACAAGCCATCCAGGGCGCCCCCGCTGGCTCCGTGATCCTGCTGCACGCGTGCGCGCACAATCCCACCGGCGTCGACCCCACCCAGGAACAGTGGAAGCAGATCGCAACCGTCATGCGGCAGAAGAACCACTTCCCATTCTTCGACTGCGCCTACCAAGGCTTCGCCTCCGGCGACCTCGCGCGCGACGCCTGGGCGATCCAGTATTTCGTCGAGCAGAGATTCGAACTGTGCGTTGCGCAGTCCTTCGCCAAGAACTTCGGTCTATACGGCGAGCGCACGGGCGCGTTCCACTTCGTCTCTGCGCCTGGCGCTGACGCATCCAATGCATCGGCCCATATCGCCAGCCAGCTGGCTATCCTGCAGCGGTCAGAGATCTCGAACCCGCCTGCTTACGGGGCCAGGATCGCTAGTCGGGTCTTGAATGACCCGGCCCTGTTCAAGGAGTGGGAGGCCGATCTTAGGACTATGAGTGGACGGATTCAGGAGATGAGGAAGGGGCTGAGGCTTCGTCTGGAGAAGAGGGGCACGCCGGGGAGCTGGGCGCATATTACCGATCAGATTGGCATGTTCAGTTTTACGGGGTTGAGCGAGGGGCAGGTCAAGGTGTTGAGGGATAAGTGGCATGTTTACATG ACCAAGAACGGCCGCATCTCCATGGCCGGACTGAACTCGCATAACCTGGACTACTTCGCCGAAGCAGTTGACAGCGTCGTTCGTGAGACTTCTTAA